The genomic DNA AGGTTCCCGAGTGGGAGCAGATAGCAACAAAGGTCTTCGAGTACGGAGAGAAGGCCATCCGCGGACGAATGACCGTCGAGCAGGCGCTCGTTGCGCTCGACCGTGACGTCGACGCACTTCTCGAGAAAAGGCGTTGGCTCATGAGCCGACGCAAGCTCGCCACCCGGTAATGGCCCGGCTCAGCATACCGTCCGAAGCCAACACGGCCGCATGGTTTTTCCTGGCACCCGCACTCCTCCTGATCGGCGTCTTCTTCTTCCTCCCCGTCGCCGCGTCATTGGTCCTCAGCGTCACGGACTTCGATCTCTACGGAATTGCGGACCCCGGTAACACACGCTTTGTGGGCCTTCAGAACTATTCGAAGCTCCTGCAGACGCCGGATTTCTGGGCCGCGCTGAGAAACACATTCTACTTCGCCTTCGTCGGCGGCCCGCTCACCATAGCCGTCGCGCTCGGCGCCGCGCTTCTGCTGAGCTCGAAGCTGGTTCGCTTCAAGGGTTTCTTTCGGACGATCTACTTCACGCCCTTCGTAACGACGCTGGTCGCGGTCGCGATCGTCTGGCGCTACCTGTATCACACCCGTTACGGCCTGATCAACTACGGGCTCTCCTACGTCGGCATCGGTCCAATCGACTGGCTCGGCGATCCTGACTGGGCGATGCCCGCGATAATCCTCATGGCTGTGTGGAAGAGCTTCGGCTACAACATGCTGATCTTCATCGCCGGCCTTCAAAGCATTCCGGAAGAACTGTACGACGCGGCGGAGATCGACGGCGCCGGTCCGATTCGCCGCTTCTTCAGCATCACTCTGCCGATGCTCATGCCCACGCTGGTGTTCGTCTCGGTCGTCACGATGATCGGATACTTCCAGCTGTTCGCCGAGCCTTACGTCATGACGCAGGGTGGACCTTTGAGGAGCACGACGAGCGTCGTACTCCTCATGTATGAGGAAGGCTTCCGGTGGTGGCGAATGGGATACGCTGCGGCAATCGCATTCGTTCTCTTCGTCGTGATACTGATCGCCACGCTTCTCCAGTTCCGGCTTCAGAAGGAGCGTGCATGAGCTCTCGTGAGAGCGTCATGGACTCGGCTCGCCAGCGCGAGCGTATCACTCGCGTTTTGCTCTACACTCTCCTCGTGATCGGTGCCGTGCTCGCGCTTCTGCCGATGGTATGGATGGTCTCGGCGTCGCTCATGCCTTCGGGCGAAGCGAGCTCCTTTCCTCCGCATTTCTTCCCGAGCAGACCAACGCTCGAGCACTACACCGATCTCTTCACGCGCCTGAACCTCGGCAGGTATCTCCTCAACAGCGCCTTCGTGGCTCTGGTCGTCACGTCCGCGTCGCTCATCATCAACGCTATGGCGGGATACGCGTTCGCGAAGCTCCGTTTCCGAGGGCGTGACCGGCTCTTTCGTGCCCTCTCGACAGGCCTCGTTCTACCCGTTCAAGTGGCAATGCTGCCGCTCTTTCTGCTCCTGAAGAATATGGGGCTGATCAACACCTACTGGGGTGTGATCATCCCCGGGCTTGCCAGCATCTTCGGCATCTTCCTCGTCCGTCAGTACGCGCTCGCCATCCCGGACGAGATGCTGGATGCCGCACGTGTGGACGGGGCTTCGGAGTTCCGGATCTTCTGGTCCATCGTTGTTCCCGGAATCATGCCGATTCTGGCAACGCTTTCGATCTGGACGTTCCTCGCCACCTGGAACGACTTCATGTGGCCGCTCATCGTACTGAGCGATGCTTCGCACTACACACTGCCAGTCGCTCTCGCCAACCTCTCCGGCGAGCATGTGCAGGACATCGAGCTGATGATGGCGGGTTCGGTGCTGACCGTCATCCCGGTAATGCTCGTTTTTCTGTTCCTGCAGCGGTACTACATCCAGGGCGTGATGGCGGGAAGCGTCAAGGGATGACGCTTCATAGCGGGTCAATCGTCTATGGCTGCTCCATTCGTTCGAACGACCTTGGAGTAGTATTTCCCGCTCGACTTGATCGTCCGTTGCTGCGTGTCGTAGTTCACGTGTACGATCCCGAAGCGGCGCGAGTATCCGTGACTCCACTCAAAATTGTCGAGAAGCGACCACACATAATAGCCGCACAGCCGTACCCCCTGGCGTATTGCTTCCCGTGCCGCATTCAAATGGTCACGCAGGTAGGCGACTCTCAGCGGATCGTTGACTCGTCCGTCGACCGGCGCCGGCGGATCATAAAACGCAGCCCCGTTCTCAGTGACATAGAGGGGAATGTCGCCGTAGCGCTCCGTCACCCACAGCAGCACGCGCGTGAGCGCCGGCGCATGCACCTCCCAGCCGGTCTCAGTGTGAACGCTCTCGATTTGTGGAACGCCACCAGCGTGCACCGGTGGCCTCTCCACATCGTACCGGCAGACGCTCCGCGTGTAGTAGTTGACGCCAAGGAAATCGAGCGGCTGCGCGATGGATTTCATGTCGTCTTCCGGAAAATCGGGCCACGCCTCACCGAATATCTCCCTCATCTCGTCGGGATATCGCCCGAAGAACACCGGGTCGAGATACTGCCGGTTCCAATAGGCATCCGAACGATTCGTCGCCGCGATGTCCTCGGGTCGATCAGAGGCCGCGTACTTCGGCTCGAGGTTTACAACGAGACCGATCCGTCCTTCCTTCGACGCGTCCGACGCGCGAAACGCCTCCACCGCTGCTCCATGCGTTCGCAGCAGATTGTGCGACACAATCGGCGCCTCGAACAGATTCCGGTGACCGGGAGCGAGCTTGCCATAGAGATATCCTCCATCGCTCACCACCCATGGCTCGTTTATCGTGCTCCACATCGGAATCCGATCACCGAGAGCTTCGAACATGATCGTCGCGTAGTCGCTGAACCAGCCAGCCACGTCGCGATTCAGCCAGCCGCCGCGATCATCCAATGCCGCCGGCAGGTCCCAGTGATAAAGCGTGGCGTTGGGCTTGATGCCGCGCGTAACAAGCGCATCGACGAGACGCGAATAGAAATCGATTCCTTTCTTATTCACTCGCCCGAATCCGTCCGGAAGTATCCGGCTCCACGAGATGCTGAATCTGTAGGCTTTGAGACCCAAATCGGCCATCAGCGCGACGTCGGCTTTGTAACGGCGATAGTGGTCGCAGGCGAAGTCGCCGGTGTCTCCGTTTTCAGTCAGCCCCGGTGTATGGGAGAAACGGTGCCAGATGCTGGGTCCCGCTCCATCGGCGAGCGGCGATCCTTCGATTTGATACGCCGACGTCGCCGCGCCCCACAGAAAATCATCCGGAAATCGGGGCGAATCACTCATTTTGGAGCCGAGGCAACATGGCGCGCGTGAAGCTCGAAGGCATTCGCAAAATGTATCAGGACTCGGTTGTCGCCGTGCACGGTGTAGACCTCGATGTCGCCGACGGTGAATTCGTAGTTCTCGTCGGCCCGTCCGGGTGTGGCAAGAGCACCACTCTCCGGATGATCGCGGGCCTCGAGTCGATCACCGCCGGTAAGCTCCTCATCGGTGATCGGGTGGTGAACGACGTTCCGCCGAAAAACCGTGACATCGCCATGGTCTTCCAGAGCTACGCCCTGTATCCACACATGACCGTGCGTGAAAATCTCGCGTTCGCCCTCAAGCTTCGCAGGAACTCGAAGTCGGAGATCGAGAAGCGCGTACAGCAGGCCGCTTCGATACTAGGCATCCAGGACTTTCTCGACCGCACTCCTCGTCAGCTTTCCGGAGGTCAGCGTCAGCGGGTCGCGCTCGGGCGCGCGATCGTCCGCCAACCGCAGGTATTCCTTTTCGACGAGCCGCTGTCCAATCTCGACGCTCAGCTCCGCGTTCAGATGCGCCGTGAGATTGCCCGGCTGCACCAGGAGCTGGATGCCACAATGATCTACGTCACGCACGACCAGGTTGAAGCAATGACGCTCGGCGACAGGATCGTCGTGATGAACAAGGGGCACGTCCAGCAGATCGACACACCGATGAATCTCTACGACCATCCACGCAACAGGTTCGTCGCCGG from Gemmatimonadaceae bacterium includes the following:
- a CDS encoding GH1 family beta-glucosidase, translated to MSDSPRFPDDFLWGAATSAYQIEGSPLADGAGPSIWHRFSHTPGLTENGDTGDFACDHYRRYKADVALMADLGLKAYRFSISWSRILPDGFGRVNKKGIDFYSRLVDALVTRGIKPNATLYHWDLPAALDDRGGWLNRDVAGWFSDYATIMFEALGDRIPMWSTINEPWVVSDGGYLYGKLAPGHRNLFEAPIVSHNLLRTHGAAVEAFRASDASKEGRIGLVVNLEPKYAASDRPEDIAATNRSDAYWNRQYLDPVFFGRYPDEMREIFGEAWPDFPEDDMKSIAQPLDFLGVNYYTRSVCRYDVERPPVHAGGVPQIESVHTETGWEVHAPALTRVLLWVTERYGDIPLYVTENGAAFYDPPAPVDGRVNDPLRVAYLRDHLNAAREAIRQGVRLCGYYVWSLLDNFEWSHGYSRRFGIVHVNYDTQQRTIKSSGKYYSKVVRTNGAAIDD
- the ugpC gene encoding sn-glycerol-3-phosphate ABC transporter ATP-binding protein UgpC gives rise to the protein MARVKLEGIRKMYQDSVVAVHGVDLDVADGEFVVLVGPSGCGKSTTLRMIAGLESITAGKLLIGDRVVNDVPPKNRDIAMVFQSYALYPHMTVRENLAFALKLRRNSKSEIEKRVQQAASILGIQDFLDRTPRQLSGGQRQRVALGRAIVRQPQVFLFDEPLSNLDAQLRVQMRREIARLHQELDATMIYVTHDQVEAMTLGDRIVVMNKGHVQQIDTPMNLYDHPRNRFVAGFIGSPAMNFVDGRIAVGDALQFVAADDAFTFTIPPLLAERIDGLEARELTLGIRPEDVSVTMETGPTIFAGESTIVHPPVTAPATLDLVEALGNEVFVYASIGPYVITSRVAPQPLPKLGQPITLAFDLAKAHLFDREGGDRVGTLTSP
- a CDS encoding sugar ABC transporter permease; the encoded protein is MARLSIPSEANTAAWFFLAPALLLIGVFFFLPVAASLVLSVTDFDLYGIADPGNTRFVGLQNYSKLLQTPDFWAALRNTFYFAFVGGPLTIAVALGAALLLSSKLVRFKGFFRTIYFTPFVTTLVAVAIVWRYLYHTRYGLINYGLSYVGIGPIDWLGDPDWAMPAIILMAVWKSFGYNMLIFIAGLQSIPEELYDAAEIDGAGPIRRFFSITLPMLMPTLVFVSVVTMIGYFQLFAEPYVMTQGGPLRSTTSVVLLMYEEGFRWWRMGYAAAIAFVLFVVILIATLLQFRLQKERA
- a CDS encoding carbohydrate ABC transporter permease, translating into MSSRESVMDSARQRERITRVLLYTLLVIGAVLALLPMVWMVSASLMPSGEASSFPPHFFPSRPTLEHYTDLFTRLNLGRYLLNSAFVALVVTSASLIINAMAGYAFAKLRFRGRDRLFRALSTGLVLPVQVAMLPLFLLLKNMGLINTYWGVIIPGLASIFGIFLVRQYALAIPDEMLDAARVDGASEFRIFWSIVVPGIMPILATLSIWTFLATWNDFMWPLIVLSDASHYTLPVALANLSGEHVQDIELMMAGSVLTVIPVMLVFLFLQRYYIQGVMAGSVKG